TGTAAAGCAGTCGGCCTTGACCCATATTCTCCACCTTCCACTTGTGTGTCAGAACTTTGTCCAGTTGCACATTGTTTTTCTCCTAACCCGTCCCCTCCGAATTAGGCAGAATCAGCTCGGGCAAATTCAGCTCTCTCCAGCCGAAGATCGACTGAGACCGCCATCTATTGGCTGTCCGGTCATATTTTATCGTCAGACATTGGTTTACACGTTTAACTTTGAAGTTTTTCACTGATTCACCAAAGCAACAGAACCGAAAATAAAGGGGGAGATACAGCTCTGGCTTCAAAACTTAAATGGACTTGATTAAATGGTGGCGGTAAAGATAATTCATGAATAAGatcttgattttttaaaagaaaaaaaaaaacagatagtTGACATCGCCATTGATACTCTTTCAGCCAAATATTTATAGCGGTTTGAACAAAGGAATGCAAATGCTGGACGTGCATGTCAAGGTATGTGGTTTTAAACAGCGTTAGCTGCACTGCTTAACGCTGACGTAGTACGGGAATGCCCCCTGCGCACGCATACTGAGGGCGGGGTTTGCTCTGTGGTGGTTTGCTATGCCAGAGTTGCCAGATtatcacaaatacacaatgtatTGTGGATAAATACATTGTGAGGAAAACGGAGGAAAGCTTTTGTAAAAGTAGGGAGTGGACACCGTGGGGGAGTTGATGTTTGAATATGATTTGAACATTCCAGCAGATTTGCTGTACATAGCAGCTTCTCAGCTATTGCCAATACATTCAGGTAGTACATGACCACAtgacttttctttttgtgaaaaGTACAATACACCTAAATATTTTCGAGATATTTACgattttacattgaaaaatattcCTATTGACTAACATGGATAGAACTTTCAGAATCTGAAAATTCTAACAtgatgtgacatcacaatcGGCCTTTTACAACAGCCACGGACACAGACTGTCCCTCGAGCAAAGCTTTTATCTACCAGCTACTACCATAAGACTTTTCCCAGCCATTTTGAGGTTTTTCCTACAACTGTCCTTTCTTAAATAATGTGTACCCTTTAGGGCTGGACCCATCTTCTGCCAGTTGCAGACACTTGTATTAAAATTTTTAGCTCCAATAAGCAGTTGAGCGGGGCTGACCATGACCACTACCTTCTGGGTGCAAGCTATCAGCCATTGCTCAAGGTGGCAGCTTCATTTTGttaaaggaataaataaatactaattGTTATTTCATGAATGTGTCTAGActaatacattcatttacaacACATTGGTTAAGGAATCAATAATCAATCGATGTTGTCCATGCTACCTTTGGAGTTAGTGAAGGCATGGAGAAAGATTGTGGGAACGTCTACAAAGGGGGATTTAATAGTCGCATCTTGGCAACCATACTTGATTCTCGTCATGTTGTGTCAAGAACGGAAGAACTAGACGTACAGACCTGTCGGAGAGAACGGAAAGAGGAAAGTTTGAAGAAACGTAATCGGGAAGCACTTCAGGAATCTTATAgacagaacattttttaacacaacCACTTTTTCAGGTAGGACATTTAGATAGCTAGGCTGTAACGCTTACAATCCCATGCTGTTGTGGATGTTGGCTAGATGGCTAACTGTTCactttattttgaaacatgatTGCACcagatgtgtatttttttatttgtaatcgCTAGCTAATATGGCTTTCTTTAGTGCACTAATCACTTTATTGTGGATGTATAATAAAGATTTTCTACTGCAGCGAATGAAAGTCTTTGATAACTGTGCATGCCGTAAAGTATTCCATCATGTCGCGCTGACTGGCGAAATAGCTCGTTAGTTTATTACTACTTGTGCTGCTAACGAATCGACGTCTAGAGCAGAGGACGCGCAAATCGACAGATCTTCATATTGTGACTTCATCTAGCTGTGATCGTGTTGACGTaaacattttgtccatttatacacGTCCAGTTAGTGTGCAGTGGATCTGCGCAGCGCCTAAAACTCAAATCCGTCAACAAGCAGGTTGCTAATAGGGCAACATTTTGCCAGCGGTAATTCGCATGTTTGTGATTAAAAAACTGGGAAAATAGGAACATAGCTCTATAGTAGGTTTGACACTTTGACAGACAGTTTGCCAgcattaaatgtgtttgtttggtttacTCAATATGTAGACGCAGAATTTGATTTCTTAACACATATGGTTACGTATGTGCATCTCTGACCTGTATCGTTTTCAGTGGCAGATGTAGGTTTCTCACACAACAGCAACGTCCCTTAAATGCGTTTTTCGATGGGATTGCCAATGTCACTGTGATGTGGGTTGGGAGTTCAGGGTCTGTTTCCAAGCTCTGATAAGCAAGTTCTTTGCCTCCTCAAAACCCCGCGACTATATAGGTTTTGTGTTAGTCACTCCGCTAAACAAAGTGCTGTGGAGTTTGTGATAGACATTCCCAGTTCTCACTCCATTGTGATTGCTGGCTACCTTTGATAAGCTGTGGCATGGAGCTGCTGATGACTTGCTTGGAAAATGTCACTGCCAGCATCATTTGTAACACCCTACTATCATTGGGACTATCATAGTTTCCACTGcagtaattattcatttcttaCCATCTGTTTACCCAGTGTGAAGAAGATGGCTGATGCTTTCAGGcacaaaagagtaaaaaacTAACTTGCTTAAAAGAGAATTGTCAGAACACAGGAAACAGCCAGAGCACACAACCGCAGTAATGTGGATCCTGCTCTGCAACCACATGCCTGTATTTAATAAGCCTGATTAGGCAGGTGAGACTTCTTATCCAATGGCTGGTCAGACACAATTAAATCACACAGATGACAATCACAGTTAACCTGGTCTGAAAGGAAGTTGTTGGAATGGGATCTTTATTGTTAAGGTGGAAAATGGAAAGAATTAAAGATCcttaaacatatttacaaaaagcATTTATAGTTACAATGCACAAGAAACCATTCATTTGACTTGGGGACAGGTGAAGTTTCTCCTTCAAACCCAGAAAATATGTTGTTGTCTCATTGAgatttaaaatctcatttttaaGAGTGTCCTGGCCAAGGAGcagcacacatatatatatagttacaTATACAATTTACAATGGTACAGGACAATGGAGGGATATGCTgccagggtggcagtgtagcatagtggttaaggagcaggacttgtaaccaaaaggttgctggtttgattccctgctggggcactgctgctgtacccttggggaaggtacttatCCATTTACTGTAGCAATTGGGGGTTGAggttgtaactgatgtaagttgctctggataagagtgtctgctaaatgccaataatgtaatgtaataacccAAGGACTGCAAGCCTCATTTGGTTCCTTTTACCATAGACTTACTCATAGTAAAAATTGCATCACTTGAACAAAGTAGGCCACTACTACTGTTTGTCACTGTTTGgatgtgtatgtttatttgaGCTAGAGAACCACTGTGCCGCCGGCATCCCTTGTTCTTCCAGATCCCTTGTGGGCTCCAGGGCCAGAGGAAAACGACAGAAAAAACGGGATTGGAAAGCTTAGTCTCCTCATGTCGTTTCCCCTGCCTCACACAATAGACCAGTGCAGCCGAGGAGATGAAGCAGTCAGGCTTCAGCTGGCAGTGTGAGGGTCCATCCCATAGGGGACGCTGTTGCGAGCTCACGGGGTGCTAGCCTGGTGAGCAGCGCACATGAACAGTAGAGGCCTGTCCCGTAAGCCCATCCAGTCGGGGCGGATCACCTCACTGCTGCAGACCATGGTGCCCTTGGGCTACACCAAGCTACAGGAGGACTGGCTGGCTATGGCCGACCTGGGGGGCAAACAGGACGTGCACCAGAACGGGTTCCGCTCAGACCCGCCCCGCCAGGAGGGCCGGCGGCACTCAGACCGGGCCTTACGGACTTCCCTCAGCCTCTCGGAGAACGGGGACTGCCGATACTCAGAGGCGGACGCATTGCTGACGGAGGGCCAGCTctctgaggaggaggacgacgaggaggaggaagagcagaaggaaggagagaatcAGGGCGTGGCACACAGTATGCCCAAAGAATCACCCCTAGCCATGGCCCTGCAGATCCTCCTGCCCTTCCTATTGGCTGGATTTGGCACAGTTTCGGCTGGGATGGTGTTGGATGTGGTGCAGGTGAGGGGGGGTCTCTCGGGGAATGAGTTTAGAAGGTCAGGTTAGTCAGGTGTGTGTTGGGAGTGGGTATCATTCACATGAAGAGGGGTGAGTGTGGTCACTCAGGTGAGTTATGTTATAGGTGCAGTTACTAAGGAAAGATGGAGGGGTGGGTTAGGGCTGGCTCTGATTCTGATGTGAGGATCTCACCTCAATTTCACGGTATACTGTGCGCTGACATCGATAATGGCCTCACCAATTTCATATCAGCCTGTGCAGACTTTCATTGATTTCAGATTATCGTCACAATAAAAGATATACAGATACAAGTGAGTCGTGACTAAAGTGGTAACAGTGCTGTTTGGCCTGCTTGCTCTGAGCTCCTGTCCTGACTGTGTCACCATGGCAGCACTGGCAGGCCTTTACAAACATCACAGAGATCTTCATCCTGGTTCCTGCTCTCCTGGGGCTCAAGGGGAACCTGGAGATGACCCTGGCCTCCAGACTCTCCACTGCGGTAAatatacgcacatgcacacagatttAACGACTGACTCAATCAATGACTGAAAggatgaacaaatgaatgaatgaatccatCATCCACCATCCACCAATCCTGTTTCTTAGtatttaatacttttttcttAGTATTTGTATTTTCCGTTTAAATTGGTTTCTAACAGAACATTAGGTACGTCTGCAAAAAGTCAGAGTattgtagtacttgctgtgtattttacatttagcatcacaatgtgttttggcttctgtgatttagtgactgtgatgtatggtagtatatcTGGCTTCCCTTAGATTCTAGACTGTCTGgttcaggttgcacaagttaacttgtggcagggcttgaCTAGTGTTacgctcacgctcactggtctgggagtgttattacCCTCGTCggacactgtttctcattcaagttgaacggatacacttctgttcttttgtgctggaagtctcaCTGGATAatagtatctgctaaatgaatgtaatgtaatgtaatgtaaagttaaCACACTCAGTGTACCTGTGCAGACAGTGGATGGGGAAAGGGCAGGGGTGCAGAATGGCCTTCCTCTGCGTCTCCCTTTCTTCCACTGTGTCCCGTTTCCTACCCGCTGCGAAAAGTCGCAAACGGCTGTGAACAAAACAGCTTTCATCTGTGAACTCACTCAAAGGATGGTTTCCGCTGTATCTCCGCTCTGTGTCTACCGGTCTCCATAGGCAGTGGATGCTAGATTTCTTGTTACCATTCTTGTTACCATTTCTTATTTCTAACTGTATGCATGCTGTACATTGTGGGTGTGAATGTATTTGCTCACAGGGGGTAGAATTAATACTGAATGCCAGAGTAATTGCTCTTACAGTTAGTATGATTAATAGCCCTGTTTAACTTTCAGGTGAATGTAGGAAAGATGGACTCTCCCATTGAGAAGTGGAACCTGATCATTGGCAACCTGGCTCTCAAACAGGTAAGATCAATTACCAGCCATAGTCCAAAGATGGCTCTGGTAATCCTCAGGTAAACAAATGAGTGTTGGAATAGTATAATGATTAAATCAGGAGACTTGCTAATGTGATTTACATAATGCAGGTCAGGTGATGTCTTTATAAGCACATGCACttctgtgatgtatggtagtgtgtgcacttggcttcccttagtttctgGGCTGTGTAGTAAGATTAGCATAAGGtaacctgtggtagggcttaaatagcattatgctcacactcactggtctgggagtgttgttagccttgGCAGCTGTCTGATCATAACCCATCCAGCAGCCTGCCTGAGTCAGGGATGGGCAGTGGTGGCCCTCTGTGTGCAGGTGGACAGGTGAGGCAGTCAGtgagcctccctctccctgaacAGGTACAACAGGTGTACTTAGAGGTGAAAGGTAAGGTACTATAGTTAGTGACCTCCCCTCTTATTTTTGAGATCTGGACATGCTGGTTTGGAGTCTTGGCTTgagcagtatgtgtgtgggacTGCTGAGTTAAAGAGGCTCCTGGCGATGAGGTTACCAAccctccctgctgttttctgtcaggCGCCTAGGTGAGGTCGTgaccctctgccccctctctgtctccccaggTGCAGGCCACGATGGTGGGCTTCCTGGCGGCAGTGGCGGCGGTGGTGCTGGGCTGGATCCCAGAGGGAAAGTTCCAGATGAGCCACGCGGTGCTTCTCTGCTCCAGCAGTGTGGCCACGGCCTTCATCGCATCGCTGCTGCAGGGTAGGCCCAGCCCCCAGGCTGCGTCTTACTGCCGCCGCTTGCTATAGCGGTGTAGCACTTAAGGAGCACGTCTTgtgacccaaaggttgctggtttgctgTAAATTATTGTCTGCCaagtgcatttaataaaaaaagtaaataaataataattttcattctTCAGACTTACATAGACTACAATTTCATCCATGTAtacaccttgcccaagggtacgacagcagtgccctaccggggaatcgaaccggcaacctttcagtgctccttaccgctatgctacactgccaccctgccaTAATGATGTCATTGGTGTCAATATGTGCCCCTAGTACCCCTGGTGTAATCGTATGCCTCTCGGAGTCCCTCTGCACATCCTCCTACCTCCCACTACTGCCCGTCACACCTCTGCGTGATTGGAGTGCAGATGCTTTCACTTGGGGTTCGTGTTTGTAAACAGACCTAATGCAGAGCGTGAGGCTCCAGATGGTGCAATACACGGAAAGCATCTTTTGTGATggccctctcccccaccccgcTGCTGGTTCTGTTTTACTCCCACCCCCCTTTacgtctctctctcgctctctctttctctctccgttTCCCTCTTTCCCATCTGCCTCATGGTTGAGCGCCTTTCACTCTCAGCTCTGTGCCAAGTCACTGAGTTCATTATGAAGAGTGTAGCTGATTAcattccagctctgtctctgtagaCACCAGCTCCCTGGCTGTTTGTCTCTGCTCGTGGAAGCGCTTCCTCCATCTAAATAAGAAACACTTTGCGGCCCCTTACATCATTGTTTGAATGCCTTATTCATGCAGATGCTGTTGTTTCAGGATTATCTCCGAGATCCGGCCACATATCCAGTGTTCATATTACTGTGAACAGcactgatttgtttttgtctctgaaaGGCAACATGTCACCATATGCACTGTTGTAGAACCATTTAGAAGGTTGCCTTGCACTCTGTGATATATGGAAATACTTTGCTACATGTGAATCTACCAGGTGAACTCTGACCTCCCAGTTCTTGAGAACACCCTCATTTTCAGATCTGGTATCGTTAGTGTTTCATTCATATAGCATCAGTTGGGGTGGCATTTAAAACTGGTCTGGGAGAGTATATAGCTTCAGGAGCCCGAAGAGCAGGATCTTCTCAGAGTGACCCCAGGAAGTTAACGTACCCCTTGAGACTGACCCCCGGCTGTACTTCCTCTCTGCCCCCAGGCTTCATCATGGTGGGTGTGATCGTTGGGTCCAAGAAGACGGGCATCAACCCTGACAATGTAGCCACGCCCATAGCTGCCAGTTTTGGAGACCTCATCACCCTGGCAATCCTGGCATGGATCAGTCAGGGCCTCTACATCTGCCTGGGTAAGTacaagagggggagagagacgtCATTCTGTTTCTCTTCATCTATCTATGTAGTCCTACATTGCCATATCCTTAAACTCTCCTTAAACAGTGTAGAATGGAGTTTGCTGTGAGACAGCGAATGTTGTTCCCaaaccactaggtggcactcAAGATACAGGAATTGTTCTTATGGCATCACCATGGTGAAAATGTATGGCTATGactgtttcccaaacctctgctggaggaccccttgtcctgcatgttgtagatctctccctgctccagcacagcagattcaaatgatcaactcgttatgaattcctgaagctgcttaGAAGCAAACTGATGTATGGGATTACAAATCCACCGTGTTATACTGCAGCTTCCCATTGACCATTGCATGCTTCTCTGGCTTCAAAactgtcatatttctgtttataaCATCATAAAATTCCCAGTGTGagctgtttgtgtgcttgtattaCCTGATAAATATTGTCCATTATGGGTCTTTCTAACCAATCAGCACGATGCCACAGCAAGGACCACCATACAAACATTTCTTCTGCTAGTTATTGAGAGTTCTATGTTTGATTTAAAGTTATGTAACTGTACTGTATACACCATGGGTGTAACTGTGTACACTAAATGACAAACAGTCCTTTATCTGTGGGTGGTTCAGATGTATTTCAGGTTTGAAGACAGTCTTGGAAGAATGGAAAAGCCAAAacaaagggtttttttcctaTCCCTATTTTAACTTGGAACGCATTATCTTCAGATTTTAGATGTTGAATTCAATTGCGAACTTCCTGTGGAAgaccaaacaggaagtgtggTAATTGCACTTCATAACACAGAGTCAGTGATTTgtacaattcatttttcatgaacaTATTACTGTGGCATATCATGGTTGTCTGTTTTTAAAgtgacagtttgtttttaaaatgcatatttggcTCCTCCATGTAATGCTCAGTCCACCCATCCTGCGCTGTGAGTTGTTCAGGAAAATGCGCAGTGAGTCGTCTTTGGAAAGTGCTGGTAATCACTGTGACATGTCATATGAGACTGGCACCATCGCAGGTGACAGGCGAAGCAATGGCATCGTAAACTCTGCTATTAATTCGCAAAGTTAATGTGGTTTTATGTGTGAAGAACATTGTAAATCCGCTTGAGTCAGCCTGGAAGACAAGGGGCCGCTTGTTTCAGAGTGGCGGTTCTCTGGCTTCCCGCTACAGTAATGTCGCCGGAATGGAAGTAATG
The sequence above is a segment of the Megalops cyprinoides isolate fMegCyp1 chromosome 23, fMegCyp1.pri, whole genome shotgun sequence genome. Coding sequences within it:
- the LOC118770490 gene encoding solute carrier family 41 member 2-like, producing MNSRGLSRKPIQSGRITSLLQTMVPLGYTKLQEDWLAMADLGGKQDVHQNGFRSDPPRQEGRRHSDRALRTSLSLSENGDCRYSEADALLTEGQLSEEEDDEEEEEQKEGENQGVAHSMPKESPLAMALQILLPFLLAGFGTVSAGMVLDVVQHWQAFTNITEIFILVPALLGLKGNLEMTLASRLSTAVNVGKMDSPIEKWNLIIGNLALKQVQATMVGFLAAVAAVVLGWIPEGKFQMSHAVLLCSSSVATAFIASLLQGFIMVGVIVGSKKTGINPDNVATPIAASFGDLITLAILAWISQGLYICLDSHEYVSYLVCGFFLSLTPLCIFISFKHPASRTLLYSGWEPVITAMVISSIGGLILDKTVSDPNLAGIVVYTPVINGIGGNLVAIQSSRISTHLHLHCAPGEVPEEAKGCYHPCKTFCGTGANHRSAQVLLLLVIPGHLIFLYTIHLMKSGHTTLTPIFMTVYLAAALLQVFTLLCIADCMVHSIWRNGKDPDSFSIPYLTALGDLLGTALLALSFHFLWVIGDQDSDVGD